A stretch of Sulfurimonas sp. DNA encodes these proteins:
- the frr gene encoding ribosome recycling factor — MLRDFKTLRTGKITTSVLDNVKVDYYGTMTALDQVGSILVADATTIIINPWEKNLLNAIDSAISKANVGANPNNDGVQIKLFFPAMTVEQRQESAKQMRGMGETAKVAIRNDRKHANDKIKKLEKDKAITADESKSAQDNIQKITDKFIAEVESILKTKEAEILKV, encoded by the coding sequence ATGCTTAGAGATTTTAAAACACTTAGAACAGGTAAAATTACTACCTCTGTTTTGGATAATGTAAAAGTTGACTACTATGGAACAATGACTGCACTTGATCAAGTCGGCTCTATCTTAGTGGCAGACGCAACTACTATAATTATAAATCCATGGGAAAAAAATCTTCTTAATGCAATTGACAGCGCTATCTCAAAAGCAAATGTCGGGGCAAATCCAAATAATGACGGCGTTCAAATCAAACTGTTTTTCCCTGCAATGACCGTTGAACAGAGACAAGAATCTGCAAAACAGATGAGGGGTATGGGTGAGACCGCAAAAGTTGCGATAAGAAATGATAGAAAACATGCTAACGATAAAATCAAAAAACTTGAAAAAGACAAAGCAATAACTGCCGATGAGTCAAAATCCGCTCAAGACAATATACAAAAAATAACCGATAAATTTATTGCCGAAGTTGAGAGTATACTAAAAACAAAAGAAGCGGAAATACTAAAAGTATAA
- the pyrE gene encoding orotate phosphoribosyltransferase: MDVKKIYMDSNALLEGHFKLSSGNHSQYYLQSAKVLEDPKTAKLLADALALQIKESGIEIDTVCAPALGGLIAGFALAQALDVRSIFAERVNGEMSIRRGFEVKEGERVLMCEDIITTGGSAMEAAQVVKSLGGKIVGVAALANRGFCKRENSTVTTKPNCKLPQDIPFFALEDFTFEMYAPEACPMCKEGSEAIKPGSRGN; encoded by the coding sequence ATGGATGTTAAGAAAATATATATGGACTCAAATGCTCTTTTAGAGGGGCATTTTAAACTAAGCAGCGGAAACCATTCACAATATTATCTACAATCTGCAAAAGTTTTAGAAGATCCAAAAACAGCAAAGCTTCTTGCCGACGCACTGGCTCTTCAAATAAAAGAGAGCGGTATAGAGATAGATACGGTTTGCGCTCCGGCTCTTGGCGGGCTAATTGCCGGTTTTGCACTGGCTCAAGCACTTGATGTCCGCTCCATCTTTGCCGAGAGAGTAAACGGGGAAATGAGTATCCGCCGCGGTTTTGAAGTAAAAGAGGGCGAAAGAGTTTTAATGTGCGAAGATATCATCACAACCGGCGGCTCTGCTATGGAAGCTGCTCAAGTGGTAAAGAGTCTCGGCGGAAAGATTGTAGGTGTTGCCGCTTTGGCAAATCGCGGTTTTTGTAAACGCGAAAACAGCACGGTAACTACAAAACCCAATTGTAAACTTCCTCAAGATATACCATTTTTTGCGTTAGAGGATTTTACATTTGAGATGTATGCACCCGAAGCGTGTCCGATGTGCAAAGAGGGAAGCGAGGCTATAAAACCCGGCTCCAGAGGCAACTAA
- a CDS encoding glycoside hydrolase family 3 N-terminal domain-containing protein: protein MKPIALFLALLFFWQNLGASADVPDESELKKMIGRMLIVGFDGESVDENSKIVSQIQKYELGGVILFDRHFQDRSKTKNISSPQQLSTLTSSLKSFAKKPLIVSVDQEGGKVARLKPAYGFDATPSAKVVSEMDEYMTKHVYNSLAKILKNSGINCDFAPVVDLAVNPQNKVIVGLNRSYGTDSKEVAKYAKIFINSLKNENIISVAKHFPGHGSSLGDSHEGFVDVSKTWSEVELEPYKELINSGIVSMIMTAHVFNSQLDEKYPSTLSYNVNTKLLRDKLNFKGVVVSDDLQMGAILKHYSLKEIVALSINSGVDMLLFGNQLATQDIDELVEIIFAGVKNGEISYERILESNKRVELLHKSF, encoded by the coding sequence GTGAAACCGATTGCACTTTTTTTAGCACTTCTCTTTTTTTGGCAAAATCTAGGCGCATCAGCCGATGTGCCTGATGAGAGCGAACTAAAAAAGATGATTGGCAGGATGCTAATCGTCGGATTTGACGGCGAGAGTGTGGATGAAAATAGCAAAATAGTTTCCCAGATACAAAAATATGAACTCGGCGGCGTAATACTTTTTGACCGCCACTTTCAGGACAGAAGCAAAACAAAAAATATCAGCTCACCGCAACAATTAAGCACTCTTACTTCATCGCTAAAATCTTTTGCAAAAAAACCGCTTATCGTCTCTGTTGATCAAGAGGGCGGAAAAGTCGCAAGACTCAAACCTGCATACGGATTTGACGCAACGCCATCAGCTAAAGTCGTCTCGGAGATGGATGAATATATGACAAAGCATGTATACAACTCTCTAGCAAAAATACTCAAAAACAGCGGAATAAATTGTGATTTTGCACCTGTCGTTGATTTGGCGGTAAATCCTCAAAACAAAGTTATTGTCGGACTAAATCGCTCTTACGGAACCGACTCCAAAGAGGTTGCAAAATATGCAAAGATATTTATAAACTCCCTCAAAAATGAAAATATCATTAGCGTGGCAAAGCATTTTCCCGGACACGGTTCATCGCTCGGTGATTCGCATGAAGGTTTTGTGGATGTCAGTAAAACTTGGAGTGAAGTAGAACTTGAACCGTATAAGGAACTAATCAACTCCGGCATAGTTTCGATGATAATGACCGCCCATGTTTTTAATTCGCAGTTAGATGAAAAGTATCCCTCAACGCTCTCATACAATGTAAACACAAAACTGCTTCGGGATAAACTAAATTTTAAGGGCGTGGTTGTAAGCGATGATTTACAGATGGGAGCGATTTTGAAGCACTACTCGCTAAAAGAGATTGTTGCATTATCCATAAACAGCGGGGTTGATATGCTGCTCTTTGGCAATCAGCTTGCAACTCAAGACATTGATGAGCTTGTAGAGATTATTTTTGCAGGGGTCAAAAACGGCGAAATTAGCTATGAGAGAATCTTGGAGTCAAACAAAAGAGTAGAACTCTTGCATAAAAGTTTCTAA
- a CDS encoding sodium:solute symporter: MQSAFSTLDWLVFGLYFLVLTVTSVILSRTKIESSRDFFITKHHMSTFAVAISVIATSQSAATFLGAPEYSYTHNFTFIGFYFSGVLGAFFVAFVLVPKFYEMKAVTVYELLEQRYGESAKKQAGVMFLLGRILASGARLYIGALAISMILFNDIVFVHVAISIFVLMAGSVAYSYFGGIRSIILSDIIQAVTYITAALSVLIFLYYSLEDVEIIKTLQEHNKLVFIDTSFSGEFSLIGLLGGWLLLNIAAYGLDQDLTQRVLCCKNKSEATKSLFISTLLTVPIVMIFLTIGALLYVFYLQSSVVQNFHGEKITIFMYYILNEMPDGLRGLVTVGAVATALSSTTSVLGAMASVAVEDLYRPWKMKREKTDEKHFIKASRFAVLFFALALSLMAIGSYFWQRYSNLSLISFALGVMAFTYTGLLGVYFSAIFTTRGNKTTVFWAFICGFITVLALQPYTFGVNLGFSWQIVIGTAVAFLITQTGAKNG; the protein is encoded by the coding sequence ATGCAGAGTGCTTTTTCGACTCTTGACTGGCTTGTGTTTGGTCTCTATTTTTTAGTTCTAACTGTTACCTCGGTGATACTCAGCCGCACGAAAATAGAATCATCACGCGATTTTTTCATCACTAAGCACCATATGTCAACATTTGCAGTTGCTATATCCGTGATTGCTACTTCTCAATCCGCCGCTACATTTTTAGGCGCTCCGGAGTACTCATATACTCATAACTTTACTTTTATAGGCTTTTACTTCTCGGGAGTACTCGGGGCTTTTTTTGTAGCTTTTGTGCTTGTTCCGAAATTTTACGAGATGAAAGCCGTCACGGTTTATGAGCTTTTAGAACAAAGATATGGGGAGAGCGCAAAAAAACAAGCGGGAGTAATGTTTTTGCTCGGGAGAATATTGGCAAGCGGTGCAAGGCTCTACATCGGTGCGCTTGCAATCTCTATGATTTTATTTAACGATATAGTATTTGTGCATGTAGCTATATCTATTTTCGTTTTGATGGCAGGTTCGGTTGCCTACTCATATTTCGGCGGTATCCGCTCCATCATCCTAAGCGACATAATCCAAGCAGTTACTTACATTACTGCGGCACTCTCCGTACTTATTTTTCTCTACTACTCGCTTGAAGATGTAGAGATTATAAAAACACTCCAAGAGCATAATAAACTAGTTTTTATAGACACCTCATTTAGCGGAGAGTTTAGTCTTATCGGGCTTCTTGGCGGATGGCTTTTGCTAAATATCGCGGCTTACGGGCTTGACCAAGACCTGACTCAAAGAGTTCTCTGCTGTAAAAACAAAAGCGAAGCGACAAAGTCGCTCTTTATCTCAACGCTTCTAACGGTTCCTATCGTTATGATTTTTTTAACAATCGGTGCGCTTCTTTATGTTTTTTACCTTCAAAGCAGTGTCGTGCAAAACTTTCATGGCGAAAAAATAACCATTTTTATGTACTACATCTTAAATGAGATGCCGGACGGCTTAAGAGGTTTGGTTACAGTCGGAGCAGTTGCAACGGCACTCTCAAGCACAACCTCTGTTTTAGGCGCTATGGCATCGGTTGCGGTTGAGGATTTATACAGACCGTGGAAGATGAAAAGAGAAAAAACAGATGAAAAACATTTTATAAAAGCATCAAGATTTGCAGTGCTTTTTTTCGCACTTGCTCTCTCTTTAATGGCGATAGGAAGTTACTTTTGGCAACGATACAGCAATCTCTCGCTTATTAGTTTTGCACTGGGCGTAATGGCATTTACATACACGGGTCTTCTAGGCGTATATTTTTCGGCTATTTTTACTACTCGAGGAAACAAAACAACTGTTTTTTGGGCATTTATCTGCGGATTTATAACAGTTTTAGCACTTCAACCATATACTTTCGGAGTAAATTTAGGTTTTTCATGGCAGATAGTTATAGGTACTGCCGTGGCATTTTTAATTACTCAAACCGGAGCGAAGAATGGATGA
- a CDS encoding anhydro-N-acetylmuramic acid kinase, which translates to MDEFYIGVMSGTSLDGIDIAFCEIKPHSFELLYSAAYPFDKELKVDILSAINTPTTLKSIGELDTRLGKMYADAIENFIYEKKIDKHKISAIGLHGQTLWHEPNSEYPFSMQLGNPSVVTAQTGVRVVTDFRQKDIALGGQGAPFAPAFHNYLFSKLNGNVAVLNIGGMANLTILGDELIGYDTGCGNVLIDYWISQNNSVTYDEDGKWAKSGVVNTDLLKLMLKEPYFSKEAPKSTGRELFNGKWLKRQLELFSLKRGGNSHIKNRDVQATLLELTVHSIANEVKKTSTDLLIVCGGGVKNSYLMERLKNELSGIEVVSSDECGVSSEFMEAMAFAWLAYERVHKRCVKLSSVTGASKDSILGAIYE; encoded by the coding sequence ATGGATGAATTTTACATAGGTGTGATGTCGGGGACAAGCCTTGACGGTATTGATATAGCTTTTTGCGAAATCAAACCGCACAGTTTTGAACTGCTTTACTCTGCTGCATACCCTTTTGACAAAGAGTTAAAAGTTGATATCCTAAGCGCTATAAATACTCCGACGACTCTAAAGAGCATAGGCGAACTAGACACCCGTCTGGGCAAAATGTACGCCGATGCGATAGAGAATTTTATATATGAGAAAAAGATAGATAAACACAAGATAAGCGCTATCGGTCTGCACGGTCAAACACTTTGGCACGAACCAAACAGCGAGTACCCTTTTTCTATGCAATTAGGCAATCCCAGTGTCGTAACGGCTCAAACAGGCGTTAGAGTCGTTACTGATTTTAGACAAAAAGATATAGCGCTCGGCGGTCAAGGTGCTCCTTTTGCACCTGCTTTTCATAACTACCTATTTTCAAAACTTAACGGCAATGTTGCAGTGCTAAATATCGGCGGGATGGCAAATCTAACTATTCTCGGCGATGAACTCATAGGCTACGACACGGGCTGCGGGAATGTTCTTATAGACTACTGGATTTCACAAAACAACAGCGTAACTTATGATGAAGACGGAAAATGGGCTAAATCGGGAGTTGTAAATACAGATTTGCTTAAACTTATGCTAAAAGAGCCTTACTTTTCAAAAGAAGCTCCAAAGAGTACGGGCAGGGAGCTTTTTAACGGAAAATGGCTTAAAAGACAGCTTGAGCTTTTCTCGCTAAAAAGAGGAGGAAATTCTCATATAAAAAACAGGGATGTTCAAGCGACGCTTTTGGAATTAACGGTACATAGTATCGCAAATGAAGTTAAAAAAACTTCAACCGATTTGCTGATTGTATGCGGCGGCGGCGTTAAGAACTCTTACCTTATGGAGCGGCTGAAAAACGAACTAAGCGGTATAGAGGTTGTTTCAAGCGATGAGTGCGGGGTAAGCAGTGAGTTTATGGAGGCTATGGCTTTTGCGTGGCTTGCTTATGAGAGAGTGCACAAAAGATGTGTTAAACTATCCTCCGTTACGGGAGCGTCAAAAGATTCTATTTTAGGTGCTATATATGAGTAA
- a CDS encoding phosphotransferase produces the protein MSKIKEWIQTTSYKNYTIETALADASFRKYYRLRDGDKTALLMDSSLEPDSLKSFLDVTARLKNADVSVPKIFEQNIENGYIILEDFGTTHYLDLLSENNFKAFYTKAINSILKMQKADASALPLYDKEFLHKEMQLMQDWYIEKLLRAKLNESQKELIATTLEAISAIVLEQPQGVFVHRDFHSRNIMLKSDNKIGIIDFQDAMSGAITYDLVSLLKDCYVAYDRKEIKKLALEFRDKKGLKVNDETFVKWFDFMGLQRHIKVLGIFSRLYLRDGKSGYLKDIPLTLKYVIDAANRYAETKELASLLSSLK, from the coding sequence ATGAGTAAAATAAAAGAGTGGATACAAACAACTTCTTACAAAAATTATACGATTGAGACTGCACTCGCAGATGCAAGTTTTAGAAAATATTACAGACTCAGAGACGGAGACAAAACAGCCCTTTTGATGGACTCTTCTTTGGAGCCAGACTCTTTAAAATCGTTTTTGGATGTAACGGCAAGACTAAAAAATGCGGATGTTAGCGTCCCTAAAATTTTTGAACAAAATATAGAAAACGGGTACATAATTTTAGAAGATTTCGGAACTACACACTATTTGGATCTCTTAAGTGAAAATAACTTCAAAGCGTTTTACACAAAAGCCATCAATTCGATTTTAAAAATGCAAAAAGCAGATGCATCTGCTCTGCCTCTCTATGATAAAGAGTTTTTACATAAAGAGATGCAATTGATGCAGGATTGGTATATAGAGAAGCTTCTTCGCGCAAAGCTAAACGAATCGCAAAAAGAGCTTATCGCAACTACGCTTGAGGCTATTTCTGCCATAGTTCTTGAACAGCCTCAAGGCGTTTTTGTACATCGTGATTTTCACTCAAGAAACATAATGCTAAAAAGCGATAACAAAATCGGTATAATCGACTTTCAAGACGCAATGAGCGGTGCTATAACTTACGACTTGGTCTCTTTGCTCAAAGATTGCTATGTCGCGTACGATAGAAAAGAGATAAAAAAGCTGGCATTGGAGTTTCGCGATAAAAAAGGGTTAAAAGTAAATGATGAAACATTTGTAAAATGGTTTGATTTTATGGGGCTTCAGCGACATATAAAAGTGCTGGGTATATTCTCCCGTCTATATCTTCGCGACGGCAAAAGCGGCTATCTAAAAGATATCCCGCTGACGCTAAAATATGTTATAGATGCGGCAAACAGATATGCTGAGACTAAAGAGTTGGCAAGTTTATTGAGCAGTCTAAAATGA
- the murU gene encoding N-acetylmuramate alpha-1-phosphate uridylyltransferase MurU, whose translation MKAMILAAGRGERMRPLTDKIPKPLLEVHKKPLIVWHIEKLASLGFSEIVINIDHLGDMIQKALGDGRERGVNLIYSDEQKSGALESAGGIIKALRLLGDENFLVVNGDIWCDYEFENNFDLKDDLAHLILVPNPQHNPQGDFALHNGRVMNDAEQKFTFSGIGYYSVRFFDNLECKKTPLAPLLREAVKNDKVGGSLYKGRWYDIGTPQRLAEANAIFV comes from the coding sequence ATGAAAGCAATGATACTCGCTGCCGGACGGGGCGAGAGAATGCGTCCGCTAACAGATAAAATACCAAAACCGCTGCTTGAGGTACACAAAAAACCGCTTATAGTTTGGCATATAGAAAAGCTGGCATCTCTTGGTTTTAGTGAAATAGTTATAAATATCGATCATCTTGGGGATATGATACAAAAAGCATTAGGCGACGGCAGAGAGCGGGGAGTAAACTTAATCTACTCGGATGAGCAAAAAAGCGGAGCATTAGAGAGTGCCGGCGGAATCATCAAAGCGCTTAGGCTGCTTGGAGACGAAAATTTTTTAGTAGTAAACGGCGATATTTGGTGCGACTATGAGTTTGAAAATAACTTTGATTTAAAAGATGATTTGGCACATCTGATTTTAGTTCCAAATCCGCAACACAACCCGCAAGGAGATTTTGCTCTGCATAACGGCAGAGTTATGAACGATGCGGAACAAAAATTTACATTCTCGGGCATAGGATACTATAGCGTAAGATTTTTTGATAATTTAGAGTGCAAAAAAACTCCGCTCGCACCGCTGTTAAGAGAAGCAGTAAAAAACGACAAAGTCGGAGGTTCTTTATATAAGGGAAGATGGTATGATATAGGCACACCGCAAAGGCTTGCCGAAGCAAACGCTATTTTTGTATAA
- a CDS encoding lytic murein transglycosylase yields the protein MIKIFFVLLSSTLLFAKHNSCEFQNQNYTEICNRTVENGVSYEYANKFLLSNLKTQKFDEISYEYLQPKYIQVHKKNEKKANNVLVKYIPEMVEHLKKYSEVYDYAEEKYGVNREIVAAILLKETRLGRIVPKHDAFIVFNTLVVRTKPNTQREKWLLNMGKTNMVSVITHCYKKGVEPDECNLPSSYAGAVGIPQFMPESFIYSEGYKTEIADLTKMEDAILSASKFLHKKAEFTELLDWNKIPDIVDIESKWYDYEFENEDASLVHAKNKNGDKEFKCFTCDKEELNYLREYTKKVLRYNNSSNYAIGVMRLAYEAQKGLKQE from the coding sequence ATGATTAAAATATTTTTTGTGCTTCTTTCAAGCACTCTGCTTTTTGCAAAACATAACAGCTGTGAATTTCAAAACCAAAATTATACGGAAATTTGTAACAGAACAGTAGAAAACGGTGTTTCGTACGAATATGCAAATAAATTCTTGCTTTCCAATTTAAAAACACAAAAATTTGACGAGATAAGCTATGAATACCTGCAACCAAAATATATACAGGTTCATAAAAAAAATGAGAAAAAAGCGAACAATGTACTGGTTAAATATATACCCGAGATGGTAGAACATCTAAAAAAATACAGTGAAGTTTATGATTATGCCGAGGAAAAATACGGCGTAAACCGTGAGATAGTAGCTGCGATTTTGCTAAAAGAGACAAGACTGGGAAGAATTGTGCCAAAACACGATGCGTTTATTGTTTTTAACACTTTGGTCGTGCGAACAAAACCAAACACGCAAAGAGAAAAGTGGCTCTTAAATATGGGCAAAACCAATATGGTATCCGTCATCACGCATTGTTACAAAAAAGGGGTAGAACCGGATGAGTGCAATCTGCCTAGCTCATATGCCGGAGCCGTAGGAATACCTCAGTTTATGCCGGAGAGTTTTATATATAGTGAGGGTTACAAAACAGAAATTGCAGATTTGACGAAGATGGAGGATGCCATCTTGTCTGCAAGTAAATTTTTACATAAAAAAGCCGAATTTACGGAGCTTCTTGACTGGAATAAAATACCCGACATCGTAGATATCGAATCAAAATGGTATGACTATGAGTTTGAAAACGAAGATGCATCGCTAGTTCACGCAAAAAACAAAAACGGCGATAAAGAGTTTAAATGCTTCACATGCGATAAAGAGGAGCTTAATTACTTAAGAGAGTACACAAAAAAAGTCTTGCGTTACAACAACTCCTCAAACTATGCAATCGGAGTTATGCGCTTGGCTTATGAGGCGCAAAAAGGGCTTAAACAAGAGTAA
- a CDS encoding type II toxin-antitoxin system RelE/ParE family toxin, producing the protein MIINKNPSFNSKLFSILKFIAINNPVNAKRFKRELDNKITDLTNMPFKCRQSVHYDDTYTRDLIFKGYTIPYLIDNDMIVILDIFKWEDK; encoded by the coding sequence ATGATAATAAATAAAAATCCCTCTTTTAATAGTAAGCTTTTTTCAATACTGAAGTTCATTGCAATTAATAATCCTGTTAACGCCAAAAGATTTAAAAGAGAGTTAGATAATAAAATAACAGATTTAACAAATATGCCTTTTAAATGCAGACAATCAGTACATTACGATGATACCTATACTAGGGATTTAATCTTTAAAGGCTATACAATACCTTACTTGATTGATAATGATATGATAGTGATTCTTGACATATTTAAATGGGAAGACAAGTAA
- a CDS encoding D-hexose-6-phosphate mutarotase has product MITHKKLANGFSYIEVKNSSAEAKVALQGAHIFHYKRVNEEPILWLSEVSDFEYGKAIRGGVPVCWPWFGFNEDKSLPQHGFARISMWEFVLSDEVDEKTTALTFRLSHDEKTLQMWHHKFLLELKITISDRLTMELKTTNLDDKSFEISQALHTYFSVSDICETTVKGLDKKPYLDALTWKNEVQNGDISFNQEVDRVYQEVDGEIVLKDKNRIIHIKNQGSSSVVVWNPWIEKTSRMSAMNKDAYKWMVCVESANAFDDKKVLKPQESHTLVATIF; this is encoded by the coding sequence ATGATAACTCATAAAAAATTAGCTAACGGATTTTCTTATATTGAAGTAAAAAACAGTTCTGCAGAGGCAAAGGTTGCTTTACAAGGCGCACATATTTTTCACTACAAACGAGTGAATGAAGAACCGATTTTATGGCTAAGCGAAGTAAGTGATTTTGAGTATGGCAAGGCAATCCGCGGCGGTGTTCCCGTATGTTGGCCGTGGTTTGGGTTTAATGAAGATAAAAGTCTGCCTCAACACGGCTTTGCAAGAATTTCTATGTGGGAGTTTGTGCTCAGTGATGAGGTAGACGAAAAAACAACAGCTCTTACTTTTAGACTCTCTCACGATGAAAAAACGCTTCAGATGTGGCACCATAAGTTTCTTTTGGAGCTAAAAATTACCATTTCGGATAGATTGACGATGGAGCTTAAAACTACAAACTTAGATGACAAATCTTTTGAAATCTCACAAGCGCTTCATACTTATTTTAGTGTTTCAGATATTTGCGAAACAACTGTAAAAGGGTTAGATAAAAAGCCGTATTTGGATGCGCTGACATGGAAAAACGAAGTACAAAACGGTGATATATCGTTTAACCAAGAGGTTGATAGAGTTTACCAAGAAGTTGATGGCGAAATAGTTTTAAAAGATAAAAACAGAATTATCCATATAAAAAATCAAGGTTCATCCTCCGTTGTCGTATGGAATCCGTGGATAGAAAAAACTTCAAGAATGAGTGCTATGAATAAAGATGCATACAAGTGGATGGTATGTGTGGAGTCGGCGAATGCATTTGACGATAAAAAGGTTTTAAAGCCGCAAGAGTCACATACTCTTGTGGCTACTATTTTTTAA
- a CDS encoding Txe/YoeB family addiction module toxin, protein MYQLLFSPQAKKDAKKISSSGLKPKVQELLDMVQEKPLKYPPKYEYLEADLAGKISRRINKQHRLVYEVFEEEKIIKIYRMWTHYE, encoded by the coding sequence ATGTACCAACTGTTATTTTCACCTCAGGCAAAAAAAGATGCTAAAAAAATATCTTCAAGCGGACTAAAGCCAAAGGTTCAAGAACTCTTAGATATGGTGCAAGAAAAACCTTTGAAGTATCCACCGAAATATGAGTATCTTGAAGCAGATTTAGCAGGTAAAATCTCAAGAAGAATAAATAAACAGCATAGATTGGTATATGAAGTTTTTGAAGAAGAAAAAATTATAAAAATTTATAGAATGTGGACACATTACGAATAG
- a CDS encoding sugar MFS transporter encodes MASKTSVMPMVIIGVLFFIFGFVTWLNGSLIPFLKVICNLNEFQALFVTFAFYIAYTVMALPMAYLLEKTGYKNGMALGLAVMVAAALLFIPAAMSASFILFLIALFTLGTGLTVLQTASNPYIVCIGDIKSAAMRISIMGLINKSAGVIVPLLFSAFILSGIGSIEDLSSEAKEALASKLITPYIIMAAVLSGLIALVKFSSLPELEFSKETQEEKKSIFEFPRVILGAVALFFYVGIEVIAGDTIGLYGQYLGVENYTALTSFTMIFMVLGYLVGVVFIPKYLSQEKALLLSSVFGVLFLFGVAASSTQGSTISEILWGWSGVRTLPDTVTFVALLGFANALVWPTIWPLALEGLGGYTAKGSALLIMAIAGGAILPLIFGKIAQTSGDMQSTYLIGIVCYAFILFYALKGHKISSWRSSDNL; translated from the coding sequence ATGGCTAGCAAAACATCCGTTATGCCGATGGTTATAATAGGAGTTCTGTTTTTTATTTTCGGGTTTGTTACATGGCTAAACGGTTCACTTATCCCATTTTTAAAAGTCATCTGCAATCTTAACGAGTTTCAAGCACTCTTTGTCACTTTCGCTTTTTACATCGCTTATACCGTTATGGCTTTGCCGATGGCTTATCTGCTTGAGAAAACAGGCTATAAAAACGGTATGGCTTTGGGCTTGGCAGTTATGGTTGCCGCCGCTCTTCTTTTTATACCGGCCGCGATGAGTGCAAGTTTTATACTTTTTTTAATTGCACTTTTTACTCTGGGAACGGGGCTCACAGTACTGCAAACAGCTTCAAATCCATACATAGTCTGCATCGGAGATATCAAGAGTGCAGCTATGCGTATAAGTATTATGGGGCTTATAAACAAAAGTGCCGGAGTTATCGTTCCGCTTCTTTTTAGCGCATTTATACTCTCGGGTATCGGTTCAATAGAAGATTTATCAAGTGAGGCAAAAGAGGCACTGGCTTCAAAACTTATCACTCCTTATATCATTATGGCGGCAGTTTTGAGTGGCTTGATAGCACTTGTGAAATTTTCTTCGCTTCCTGAGCTTGAATTTTCCAAAGAGACCCAAGAAGAAAAAAAGAGTATATTTGAGTTTCCGCGAGTGATTTTGGGTGCGGTTGCACTCTTCTTTTATGTCGGCATAGAGGTAATTGCGGGAGATACTATCGGGCTTTACGGGCAATATCTGGGTGTAGAAAACTACACCGCCCTAACCTCTTTTACCATGATTTTTATGGTTTTAGGCTATCTTGTAGGTGTTGTTTTTATACCAAAATATCTTTCACAAGAAAAAGCGCTTCTGCTCTCTAGTGTCTTTGGAGTGCTATTTTTGTTCGGCGTTGCAGCTTCATCGACGCAAGGCAGTACAATCAGCGAGATTTTATGGGGTTGGAGCGGAGTGAGAACCTTGCCGGATACTGTAACATTTGTCGCACTTTTGGGTTTTGCAAATGCCCTTGTCTGGCCTACTATCTGGCCTTTAGCGTTAGAGGGACTCGGCGGATATACGGCTAAGGGAAGCGCACTGTTAATTATGGCAATAGCAGGCGGAGCAATCCTCCCGCTAATCTTCGGTAAAATCGCTCAAACAAGCGGCGATATGCAATCAACCTATCTCATAGGTATAGTTTGCTACGCTTTTATACTTTTTTACGCTCTCAAAGGACATAAAATCTCATCTTGGAGAAGCAGTGATAACTTATAA